A genomic stretch from Arachis stenosperma cultivar V10309 chromosome 3, arast.V10309.gnm1.PFL2, whole genome shotgun sequence includes:
- the LOC130966911 gene encoding membrane magnesium transporter-like, whose amino-acid sequence MALGFAIGVFGVLILFHAAYSTIQYRGLLKITEEEFSGPPFNVVTELSLGLVLCMWAALTVPGKFLSIHPDSEENRIVSLPANLDFMIFNHRGKVFPVEMDLKLKQ is encoded by the exons ATGGCTTTAGGTTTTGCCATCGGAGTCTTCGGTGTTCTCATTCTTTTTCACGCCGCTTATTCAACCATCCAAT ATAGGGGTTTGCTCAAGATCACCGAAGAAGAGTTTTCAGGGCCTCCCTTCAAT GTGGTGACTGAGCTATCTCTGGGGCTAGTTCTTTGTATGTGGGCTGCGTTAACTGTGCCGGGGAAGTTTCTGTCCATACACCCAGATTCTGAGGAGAATAG GATTGTTTCTTTGCCTGCTAACCTTGACTTCATGATCTTCAACCACCGAGGCAAGGTCTTCCCTGTGGAAATGGATTTGAAGCTGAAACAATGA